A window of Pseudomonadota bacterium genomic DNA:
CAATTGACTGGGCTGACCCCACCCCACTTGTAAGGGACTGTTGGTGAAATGCCAATATTTGCCTCCTTGAACAGGAGACATAATCAAATTTTGTGATGGACCACGGGCAAATCTCACTTCAAAATGCATCGTGACTAAATCTGAGCGTGAGGGGCGTACCCTACGGACGCTCGAATACCACTATTACAGGCTCTTCACCGTTGCCCGGTCTAACAGGCGTTTTCAGCTTCTTCACCGCTGTCCTCTTCACCGTCGGGGACTTCGCTGTCATTGTTTTAATTTTCGTTCCCAAACCTGTAAGTTGCCTGGAAAGACGGCCGGCCGCAATCACCTGCACATCGTTGGCCACCATGGTTTTGAGTACCTCCAATTGCCGGTTTGCTTCATCGAGATGCTGTCCTGAATCCTGAACTATATGCTGTTCGACACACAGGGTGATCTGCCTGGCGAGTGTCTCAATACTCTTTCTTACCTCAATAAACTCTGCTACGTTTGACATCAGTCACTTCCTCTAAAAAGTTAGCGTTTAATCTGTCAGAAATCGAAAAGCGATTGTATTTCGTATCAGCCGATCCCGTGAGTAGCTGCGGAGCAAAGAAGGTGAGATCAACCGTGTTCATAGTATACACATTTCTGAGGGAAATAACACTCACGATCTCATAAATGTGCTGCATTACGGCAGATACGGGAGGGTAAGCAGGTACGGAGGACTTTTGGGGCCAGGTCTTGAAACAATACTTTCTTGCCCCATCCCTATTTGTTTTCCCTAACGCTGGGGGTGTCCGGTTTGATAGGGGCAACTCCACAATGGTTATTGATGATGAGATGCCGGTTACAAAATAGGGATTCACACCCCCTGCCCCGTTTGAAAAAAAGTTCAAACCGTTTAATCCGCTCAAGCCGCCCAATTCTTTACAACTCCTTGACCCCTTATTTTCACCTTTCATTACGCAGGCTAAAGCCTGCGGCTACCCGCTCTATGCTCCTTCCGCCTTTCAGCATTCATTATTCACTGCCTTCATCACCGTTTCGCCGATACGCCGTCTCACCGGTTCGGTTCTTCTCGCATGCTTATACCTGTGGTGGCTTTTTCTTCTCCGGCGGAGGTTCCGGGGCAATCGAGGTTTGCAGCGAAGAGATATCCCTGGGAAACGGGGAGATTTCCTTGCCGGATAGCAGCCTGAATCTCATCAGGAAGTTTTAGAAGTGAAAGCCCGTTAAACAGCGTATTTATTGACTTTCCGGTGATTTCAACAATTGCCCCAACTGTTGGGGCAATTTTATCAGACAGATCCTCAGGTCTTCGTTTGTAACTTACCAAGTCGTTCATCACCCCATCCACATCATAGTTTTTATCAGGGAGTTTCGCTTGTACAAAAGAGAGTATTCCTTTGGCTTGATCGATAGGATTCAAGTCTTCCCTCTGAAGGTTCTCTGTCAGTTGGAAGGCAAGTATTTCATCCTTCTGAGTGATCGCATCAAGTATGCGTGCCGGTATTGTCGGAAGCCCCAGCTTCTGGGCGGCAAGATAACGTCTCTCTCCGCAGAGGAGTAGATATTTGCCGTCTTTCGGCGTTACAAGAACAGGCTCCAGGACACCCCGGTCTTCAATGGACTCCATAAGGGCCTTGAAGGATTCACTCTCCGTGTCGATGCTTGACCTGATCTGTTCTTCAATAATGATATCCCCTAAGGATAGATATAAAAACTCCGGATTCTCAACTGTTTTCTTCGTTGCCATTTTAATCCCCCTTGTTTTAATAGTTCAAACTGCTATAAGAAAGAGTTCAAGCCGATCAAGCTGCTCAAACTGCTCAAACCGATAAAACCGCTCAAAGAAAAGCTAAATAAGTTCAGATAGTTATAACTGTTTGAACGGCTTAAACAGCTTGAACGGTTTGAGCAGTTTTTTACGAACCGATTAAGCTCTTTCATTTGAGCAGCTTGAGCAGCTTGAACTCTCTTTTTATAACTGGTAGAATTGAATAATCAGGAATAATGACAATAAAAGGATGAAGGGGGTCATGCACTATGGGTGATATTAAAAAGATGTTTAATCCCGATGCAGTTGCACTTATCGGTGCGACCGATGAGACCGGAACAGTCGGAAGGGCAACATTAGAGAACCTCCTCCTCTCTGAAAAGAGGAAGATATTCCCTGTTAATCCGAATCGAAAAACGGTCTTAGGTCGTGAATGTTTTCCTGATATTGGAAGCGTCCCTGAGCATGTTGATCTTGCCGTTATAACAACACCTGCAAAGACAGTGCCCGGAGTTGTTGAGGAATGCGGCAAAGCGGGGGTAAATGGCATAATAATAATTTCAGCCGGGTTCAAAGAGATTGGAGAAGAAGGGAAAAGACTGGAAGCGCAAATTATGGAGATCAGGAACAGATACGGCATGAGGATTATCGGCCCCAATTGTATCGGCGTAATCAGGCCTAATATAGGGCTCAACACATCATTCCTCAGGGCAAACCCTGAAGCCGGGAAAATTGCCTTTATCTCCCAGAGCGGAGCCCTGGGCTCTGCCATTTTCGACTGGGCAATAGACGCACATATCGGTTTCAGCATGTTCGCCTCTCTGGGATCCATGATTGATGTGGATTTCGGTGATCTAATTGACTATCTCGGCGATGACTATCAGACAAGGAGCATTATCCTTTACATGGAAGGCGTGGGAAATGCAAAAAAATTCATGAGCGCTGCACGGGGATTCGCACGGAGTAAACCCATTATAATTGTTAAACCTGGCAGATTTACAGAAAGCGCAAGGGCTGCCCACTCCCATACAGGCGCTATGGCGGGAGACGATGATGTATATAGCGCCGCTTTCAAGCGGGTTGGAGTTATAAGGGTAAAAGAGTTTGCAGACCTTTTCAACGCAGCAGAAGTTCTCGATTCCAAGTACCTGCCCAAAGGTCCCCGTCTTGCAATTATTACCAATGCAGGCGGCTTTGGAGTAATGGCAACGGACACCTTAATCAGCATGGGCGGCGAGCTTGCAAAAATCTCTGATGCAAGCATAGCAGCTCTTGATAACTGCCTTCCGCCGTTCTGGAGCAAAGGGAACCCTGTCGATGTGCTGGGGGATGCCGATGACAAGAGGTATGTTGATGCAATCAGGGTATGTCTTGGTGACCGCGAAATAGACGGCATATTAGTTATCTACAGTCCACAGGCAACAACCAGTTCGGAAAATGTTGCCGGCAAAATCAGCGAAATCGTAAAAGGTTCATCAAAGCCTGTAGTTACCGCATGGATCGGTGGCAAAAACGTTCAGAAAGGAAGGGAGGTCTTCTACCAGAACAGCATCCCCACTTATGATACCGCTGAAGATGCGGTAAAGACGTATATCAATATGTATAGATATTCAAGGAACCTCGCCCTCCTCTACGAAACCCCTTCGGAACTGCCCCTCGAAGACGCACCCCCAAAATATCACCTGAAAGCATTAATCAAGCGGGTTGCTAAAGAAGGACGAATGCTTCTCACCGAAGAAGAATCAAAGGATTTTCTCAGCATCTACCGCATACCCGTTGCAACGCCCTATCTGTGCCGTGACGTGGATGATGCGGTGAGCACTGCAAAAAGAATTGAGTATCCTGTGGTTTTGAAAATTGTATCTCCGGATATTATCCATAAAAGCGATGTTGGCGGTGTTGTTGTGGGGATCAAGACTGAGGAGCAATTGAGATATGAATATTCGCACATGCTGAAGAACGTAAAAGAAAAGGCCCCTCATGCAGCAATCATCGGCATGACCCTCCAGAGAATGATTGAGGGCATCGATTATGAAGTTATCCTGGGTACAAAAAAGGATAAGGATTTCGGCTCGATCATTCTCTTTGGCATGGGTGGAATCGGTACGGAGATTTTTAAGGACATCTCTATCGGTATCCCCCCTTTAAACCAGACATTGGCAAGAAGACTCATGGAAGAAACGCAGGTTTACAAAATGCTCCAGGGGTACAGGGGGAAAAAGCCTGCTGATTTGATGCAGCTTGAACAAATAATTGTAAATTTTGCCAACCTCGTTGTCGATTTTCCTGAGATTGCAGAGATGGATATAAACCCCATCGCCATAGCCGGCGGCAAGGCTTATGCAATTGATGCACGGATAATTATTGATAAAGAATGTATAGAGCATGCATCTCAATACCCGCACCTTGTGATTACGCCTTATCCTGTACGATATATTATGAACTGGAAGATGCCGGACGGCACAGAAGTAATGCTTCGGCCTATTAAGCCGGAAGATGAGCCTCTGGAGCTTGAGATGCTCTCCACCCTTTCTCAGGAGTCATTAAGGGTACGGTTTTTCTCCATAGTTAAGGACATCTCCCATGAAATGCTGGTCCGGTTCTGCAATATTGACTATGATAGGGAAATGGCGATCGTGGCTGAGTTAAAGGATGGCAACGAAAAGAGAATAATAGGCATAGGAAGACTGATAATTGAGTCCGGTACAAAAAGCTGTGAATATGCGGTGCTTGTTCATGATCAATATCAGGGTAAAGGGTTGGGGTATAAACTGGTTGACCTTCTCATAGGGATAGCCCAGGACAAAGGGTTGGATGAAATTTACGGGACAGTGCTCTCGGAAAATGATAAGATGCTTCGCGTTTCGAAAAAATTAGGATTTAAATTGAGCCGCCTGCCTGAAGGATTGACAGAGGCAAGATTGGCGCTGAGGTAAAACAGTAATTGCCTGCTCAATCTTTCGAGAGGGAGGATATGGATAAAGACAAAGCACACTCACGGATAGATGAACTCAGGAGAGAAATAGACTATCACAACCACCGGTACTATGTGCTGGATGATCCAGTAGTTTCAGACGCTGAATATGACAGACTGATGCGCGAATTGATGGAATTAGAGGGGAACTATCCCGAATTTCTCAGCCTCAACTCGCCAACTCAGAGGGTCGGGGCACAACCTCTGATAGAGTTTTCAACAATAAAGCATACATTACCAATGTTAAGCCTTCAAAATGCAATGTCTGCCGATGAATTGACAGACTTTGATAAACGGGTCAAAAAGCTGCTGAATGTGACTGATGTGGAATATGTAATGGAGGTGAAGATAGACGGCCTCGCCGTTGAACTGGTCTATAAAAATGGTGAATTCATACTGGGTTCAACAAGGGGCGATGGTTACACAGGCGAAGATATAACGCAAAACCTCAGGACGATTAAGGCAATACCCATGAAAATCATCGGCACCGCAAACATTACAGTCCTGGAGCTTCTTGAAGTAAGGGGCGAAATATATATCGGGAGGAAAGAATTTGAGGAATTGAATAAGCGGCGCGAGCTATCCGGAGAACCGCTCTTTGCAAACCCCCGAAATGCCGGAAGCGGCTCAGTGAGACAACTTGATCCGAAAATCACAGCGGCCCGAAAATTGAATATCTTCTGCTATGCAATGGGCGAGGTCAGAGGGGTAAATTTTGAAACTCACTTTCAATTCCTTGATTATCTGAAGAAATGCGGGTTCAGGGTAAATCCGTATGCAAAGCTATGCAGGAATATTGAAGAGCTTTTCGAACACTACAATTATATACATGATATGAGGGATCAGATTCCTTATGAGATTGACGGAACGGTTATTAAGGTAAACAGACTCGATTACCAGAACATCCTGGGCGCTGTTTCCAGGTCTCCACGGTGGGCAATCGCCTATAAATTCGAAGCCCATGAAGAAACGACAATAATTAAGCGAATCGATGTTCAGGTGGGCAGAACCGGTGCACTCACGCCGGTTGCCATACTTGAGCCTGTTATGGTGAGCGGGGTCGAGGTGTCAAGGGCAACCCTACATAATGAGGATGAGATAAAACGAAAAGACATTATGATAGGCGACACTGTCATCATATCACGGGCCGGAGATGTAATCCCCGAAGTGCTGAGGGTTTTGAAGGAAAAGAGGACAGGAACCGAGAAGCCTTTCGAGATGCCCGAGAAATGCCCCGTCTGCAGCGAGGAGGTTGTTCGTCCGCCTGGCGAAGCTATAAGACGTTGCATCAACATCAACTGCCCTGCCCAGATAAAAGGCAGCATTGAGCACTTTGCCTCCAAGCGGGCCATGGACATCGACGGCCTTGGAGAAAAACTTGTGGAACAGATGGTTGACAAAGGTGTTATCAGGGATGTTTCCGATCTCTATTATCTAACAAAGGATACACTGGCAAGTCTTGACCACATGGCCGACAAATCTGCTCAAAACATTGTCGATGCCGTTAATGCCGCAAAGAAGCGGTCTTTTGCGAGGTTTATCTATGCCCTGGGGATACGGAATGTGGGTGAGCATATTTCCGGCCTCCTTGCAGAACGATTTAAGAATATTGAAGAATTAATGGAAGCAACGGAAGAACGACTCATCAATATTCCCGAAATAGGTCCTGAAGCATCAAGTAGCATAACCGCTTTTTTCGGGGATGGAAAAAACAGAGAAACAATCAAGAGAATCCTCGATGCAAATGTAGAGGTAGAATACGAGCCGGTCAGCAAAAAAACCTTAGAGGGGTTTACATTCGTTTTTACGGGCTCCATGAAGAGCATGTCCAGAGATGAGGCAAGAAAAAAGGCGGAATCCCTCGGCGCAAAAACCGCCCCCTCTGTCAGCAGGAAGGTCACACATGTGGTGGCCGGAGAAGAAGCGGGTTCAAAGCTGGACAAGGCAAGGGAATTGGGTCTCACGGTCCTGGACGAGGAAGAATTCCTCGGGATGATAAGGGAAAGTTCATAGCTCATGGCTCATAGCTGATAGCAAAAGCGGACAGCGGATAGCGTAGAGTTTTTAAGGTGAGTTCGTATCCGCTAAACGCTATCCGCTGTCCGCTTAGAAAACCCTTGACTCTCCAATCCTGTTAATAGTAAATAGTCATTCGTGTTTAAAAAAAGATTAATAATCCATCCCTCATTCACGCGCAGGTTAAAACCTGCGACTACCAGCTATTCACTATTCACTATTCACTATTCACTATCCGCTATTCCCCGGACAAAGGCGGTCCGGGACAGGCACTATTCACTGGTTTCAATATGAATGGCATTATCGGCGGCACATCGCTCCTCGGTTCATCCGTTTTCGCCGGGTGGGATGAAAAAAAGATAGCAACACCCTATGGCGACACATATGTAAAGATAAGCAACAACAACGTCTTTATTCAAAGACACGGCTCTCCGCCCGTACCTCCCCATAAAATTAATTACAGGGCAAACATCTGGGCGCTTAAATACCTGAATGTTCAAAAAGTCATATCTGTTAACTCTGTGGGAAGCCTCAAGATGAAAATACCGCCGGGGACTTTCGTTATTCCCCGTGATTTTATATCTCTCTGGATTGCAGCTTCATTTTATGACAAGGAAATGAAGTTCATTATACCCGAGATGGATGCCGGACTCTTCAAGTACGTCTGTAGTCTTGCCAGAAAACTTAAAATGAAAGCGAAGTCCGGCGGTATATACATCCAGACGATCGGCCCGAGACTGGAAACAAAAGCGGAAATAAGACTGCTTAAACGGCACGGGGATGTTGTCGGTATGACAATGCCATCAGAGGCCACCCTGTGCATGGAATACGAGATTCCTTATGCCAGTATATGTTCTGTTGACAATTACTGTAACGGAATTCTGAAAGAACCCCTTACCATGAAAGAGATAGGAAAAAGCTGGAAAAAAAACATGAAGGCCATTGAAATATTCATCTCAACGCTGCTTGAAAGGAATTTTGCATGAACATTTTGATAAGGGGCGTACAACTGAACGGCAGCATAAAAGACATTTTCATAAAAGACGGCACCATCGAAGAGATTTCTGAAAAATGCACCCGCAAGGCAGATAAAATAATCAACGGAAAAGACAAAGCTGCCCTTCCCTCTTTCATCAACGGTCACACCCATGCGGCAATGACACTCATGAGGGGATACGCCGATGACATGCCCCTCGAAGCCTGGCTCGAAAACAAAATATGGCCCCTCGAAGCCAAATTAACCGAGGAAGACATTTACTGGGGTTCAAAATTTGCCTGTCTTGAAATGATAAAAAACGGGATAACGGTATTTAACGACATGTACTGGTTCTGGGAGGCAACAGCAAAGGCAGTGTGCGATATGGGTGTGCGGGGTTTTATAAGCGCTGTTTTTATTGATATGTTTGATGAAAACAAAGGCAAAGAGCAGATCGATCTCAACCTGAAACTTTTCGAATTATCCGAAAAATACAAACCCCACGTAACGTTTACTTTCGGTCCCCATGCCATTTACACCGTATGCAGGGAAAGTCTTCAGTGGATGAGCGATTTTTCAAAAAAACATAATATCCTTATCCACATGCATCTTTCCGAAACAGAAGAAGAAACAAATTTTTCTCAGAAAAAATACGGTCTTTCCCCGACTGAATTCCTCAACTCTACCGGCATTCTCTCGGACAGATTCA
This region includes:
- the ligA gene encoding NAD-dependent DNA ligase LigA encodes the protein MDKDKAHSRIDELRREIDYHNHRYYVLDDPVVSDAEYDRLMRELMELEGNYPEFLSLNSPTQRVGAQPLIEFSTIKHTLPMLSLQNAMSADELTDFDKRVKKLLNVTDVEYVMEVKIDGLAVELVYKNGEFILGSTRGDGYTGEDITQNLRTIKAIPMKIIGTANITVLELLEVRGEIYIGRKEFEELNKRRELSGEPLFANPRNAGSGSVRQLDPKITAARKLNIFCYAMGEVRGVNFETHFQFLDYLKKCGFRVNPYAKLCRNIEELFEHYNYIHDMRDQIPYEIDGTVIKVNRLDYQNILGAVSRSPRWAIAYKFEAHEETTIIKRIDVQVGRTGALTPVAILEPVMVSGVEVSRATLHNEDEIKRKDIMIGDTVIISRAGDVIPEVLRVLKEKRTGTEKPFEMPEKCPVCSEEVVRPPGEAIRRCININCPAQIKGSIEHFASKRAMDIDGLGEKLVEQMVDKGVIRDVSDLYYLTKDTLASLDHMADKSAQNIVDAVNAAKKRSFARFIYALGIRNVGEHISGLLAERFKNIEELMEATEERLINIPEIGPEASSSITAFFGDGKNRETIKRILDANVEVEYEPVSKKTLEGFTFVFTGSMKSMSRDEARKKAESLGAKTAPSVSRKVTHVVAGEEAGSKLDKARELGLTVLDEEEFLGMIRESS
- a CDS encoding bifunctional acetate--CoA ligase family protein/GNAT family N-acetyltransferase, producing MGDIKKMFNPDAVALIGATDETGTVGRATLENLLLSEKRKIFPVNPNRKTVLGRECFPDIGSVPEHVDLAVITTPAKTVPGVVEECGKAGVNGIIIISAGFKEIGEEGKRLEAQIMEIRNRYGMRIIGPNCIGVIRPNIGLNTSFLRANPEAGKIAFISQSGALGSAIFDWAIDAHIGFSMFASLGSMIDVDFGDLIDYLGDDYQTRSIILYMEGVGNAKKFMSAARGFARSKPIIIVKPGRFTESARAAHSHTGAMAGDDDVYSAAFKRVGVIRVKEFADLFNAAEVLDSKYLPKGPRLAIITNAGGFGVMATDTLISMGGELAKISDASIAALDNCLPPFWSKGNPVDVLGDADDKRYVDAIRVCLGDREIDGILVIYSPQATTSSENVAGKISEIVKGSSKPVVTAWIGGKNVQKGREVFYQNSIPTYDTAEDAVKTYINMYRYSRNLALLYETPSELPLEDAPPKYHLKALIKRVAKEGRMLLTEEESKDFLSIYRIPVATPYLCRDVDDAVSTAKRIEYPVVLKIVSPDIIHKSDVGGVVVGIKTEEQLRYEYSHMLKNVKEKAPHAAIIGMTLQRMIEGIDYEVILGTKKDKDFGSIILFGMGGIGTEIFKDISIGIPPLNQTLARRLMEETQVYKMLQGYRGKKPADLMQLEQIIVNFANLVVDFPEIAEMDINPIAIAGGKAYAIDARIIIDKECIEHASQYPHLVITPYPVRYIMNWKMPDGTEVMLRPIKPEDEPLELEMLSTLSQESLRVRFFSIVKDISHEMLVRFCNIDYDREMAIVAELKDGNEKRIIGIGRLIIESGTKSCEYAVLVHDQYQGKGLGYKLVDLLIGIAQDKGLDEIYGTVLSENDKMLRVSKKLGFKLSRLPEGLTEARLALR
- a CDS encoding MTAP family purine nucleoside phosphorylase, whose protein sequence is MNGIIGGTSLLGSSVFAGWDEKKIATPYGDTYVKISNNNVFIQRHGSPPVPPHKINYRANIWALKYLNVQKVISVNSVGSLKMKIPPGTFVIPRDFISLWIAASFYDKEMKFIIPEMDAGLFKYVCSLARKLKMKAKSGGIYIQTIGPRLETKAEIRLLKRHGDVVGMTMPSEATLCMEYEIPYASICSVDNYCNGILKEPLTMKEIGKSWKKNMKAIEIFISTLLERNFA
- a CDS encoding ParB/RepB/Spo0J family partition protein translates to MATKKTVENPEFLYLSLGDIIIEEQIRSSIDTESESFKALMESIEDRGVLEPVLVTPKDGKYLLLCGERRYLAAQKLGLPTIPARILDAITQKDEILAFQLTENLQREDLNPIDQAKGILSFVQAKLPDKNYDVDGVMNDLVSYKRRPEDLSDKIAPTVGAIVEITGKSINTLFNGLSLLKLPDEIQAAIRQGNLPVSQGYLFAANLDCPGTSAGEEKATTGISMREEPNR
- a CDS encoding amidohydrolase, which translates into the protein MNILIRGVQLNGSIKDIFIKDGTIEEISEKCTRKADKIINGKDKAALPSFINGHTHAAMTLMRGYADDMPLEAWLENKIWPLEAKLTEEDIYWGSKFACLEMIKNGITVFNDMYWFWEATAKAVCDMGVRGFISAVFIDMFDENKGKEQIDLNLKLFELSEKYKPHVTFTFGPHAIYTVCRESLQWMSDFSKKHNILIHMHLSETEEETNFSQKKYGLSPTEFLNSTGILSDRFIGCHGCWLDEKDCVILKSNNAKLVHVPVSNLKLSVGKIFPHHLVKNGLDIPFCFGTDGCASNNHLDIIETMKYASLLAKFSTNDPTMLPARETFDLATKTAASIFFLPEWEIKAGNSPDIILVDLNRPELNPGFDIYSDIVYASNGYIVDTVICMGKVLMENRYVPGEEEIIRQAKKTAKSLVAR